One genomic region from Papaver somniferum cultivar HN1 unplaced genomic scaffold, ASM357369v1 unplaced-scaffold_24, whole genome shotgun sequence encodes:
- the LOC113340882 gene encoding peptidyl-prolyl cis-trans isomerase CYP95-like isoform X2 encodes MAQAGDFSKRDGSGGESIYGEKFEDESFKLTHDGSGFLSMANDGPHKNGSQFLITFKAAHHLDGKHVVFGKLVQGRETLKKIEHIGGSEKGKPECTVKIVNCGEHLEDKKKANKLKANEVSIDADDLEVKRRGKHKKTSRDRRRKKRRRYYSSESDSSSDPETESSEFDSDSDSDSASDSSSSSDISSSSEDRHRKRKRVSKKGKHRRGKKRDKRREKRRRWRDKKSRRKSRRTSESSSVSESDSTSEGISDDEKVEARGCSTRKSRNSKLSAKNQSPSSKEKVEVNHVQKNGEMTNALQRGGESPQENGKLRSNGTDTKSARNADRQPDLVDSHPSKSRSGSMSPKRIPSKSMSISPRRLSKSPSVSPQRRSLSRSSQRSVDRSPAGVPRQSRSVSQSPDRRSVSSRSPVRSVSPSPVRNRVIRDVTRSPSLPRRSISRSPVRSLPRRSTSRSLIRPPAKSSQRSSSRSPMRTSRRSLSRSRSPVRRAPRRSLSRSKSPIRRAPRKSLSRVPPRRSISRSPVRPAGRSNRRRHSKSPVSPGYRGRSPIHNRGRSVSRSASPDGSPKRLRRGRGFSQKYWYARRYRTPSPDRSPIRSHRYGGRGDRDRYPTYRSYRSPPRRHRSPLRGRTPPRYRGRRSWSKSRSLSRSPPRNKGRGKADYSRSPTHSLSPVEKPNSRSGEGLRSEKRRSLSRSSSRSKSVSRSSGDTPPPKRGGKDVKSRSPSASPPAGKGLVSYGDGSPDSSQR; translated from the exons ATGGCTCAG GCTGGAGATTTTTCGAAGCGAGATG GAAGTGGTGGTGAGAGCATATATGGAGAGAAATTTGAAG ATGAATCCTTCAAGCTAACTCATGATGGATCTGGGTTTCTTTCTATGGCTAATGATGGTCCTCATAAAAATGGTTCTCAGTTCTTAATCACTTTCAAGGCTGCACACCATCTTGATGG GAAGCACGTTGTGTTTGGTAAGCTTGTGCAAGGCCGTGAGACTCTAAAGAAGATTGAGCATATAGGTGGTAGTGAGAAGGGAAAACCTGAGTGTACGGTGAAAATTGTCAACTGTGGGGAACATCTTGAAG ATAAAAAGAAAGCCAATAAACTGAAAGCAAATGAGGTCTCTATCGATGCTGATGATCTTGAAGTGAAGCGGAGGGGAAAGCATAAGAAGACTTCAAGagatagaagaaggaagaagagacGAAGATATTATTCTTCTGAATCAGATAGTTCATCGGATCCTGAAACTGAATCATCTGAATTCGATAGCGACTCGGATTCCGATTCCGCCTctgattcttcttcatcatctgacATTAGTTCGTCAAGCGAAGACAGGCATAGGAAGAGGAAGAGGGTTTCTAAAAAAGGCAAACATAGGCGTGGTAAGAAAAGGGATAAACGGCGAGAGAAAAGGCGCAGGTGGCGTGATAAGAAATCGAGGCGCAAATCAAGAAG GACATCTGAGAGTTCCAGTGTTTCTGAGAGCGACTCTACAAGTGAAGGTATCTCTGACGATGAAAAAGTTGAAGCTCGAGGGTGTTCCACACGAAAGTCTAGGAACTCAAAGTTATCAG CAAAGAATCAATCTCCTTCGTCGAAGGAAAAGGTGGAAGTTAACCACGTGCAGAAGAACGGTGAGATGACAAATGCACTTCAGCGAGGAGGTGAATCACCACAAGAGAATGGAAAGCTGAGGAGTAATGGGACAGATACCAAGTCTGCCAGAAATGCTGATAGACAACCTGATTTAGTTGATTCTCATCCAAGCAAATCTAG GAGTGGAAGCATGAGTCCTAAAAGGATCCCAAGTAAGAGTATGAGTATTAGTCCAAGGCGTCTGAGCAAGAGCCCTAGTGTGAGCCCTCAAAGAAGAAGTTTGAGCAGGAGTTCACAGAGAAGTGTTGATAGGAGCCCTGCAGGGGTCCCTCGGCAGAGCAGGAGCGTCAGTCAGAGCCCAGATAGACGAAGTGTTAGCAGCAGGAGTCCTGTTCGAAGTGTGAGCCCAAGTCCAGTGAGGAATAGAGTCATAAGAGACGTCACCAGGAGTCCTTCTCTTCCCCGAAGAAGCATAAGTCGCAGTCCAGTAAGATCGCTCCCACGAAGAAGCACTAGCAGGAGTTTGATAAGGCCCCCTGCAAAGTCCTCGCAAAGGAGCAGTTCTAGAAGCCCTATGAGGACCTCGAGAAGGAGCTTAAGTAGAAGTAGGAGCCCTGTGAGACGAGCACCTAGAAGGAGCTTAAGCAGAAGTAAGAGCCCAATCAGAAGAGCACCTAGGAAGAGCCTAAGCAGGGTTCCCCCTCGGAGAAGCATTAGCCGGAGTCCAGTTAGGCCAGCTGGCAGGAGTAACCGAAGGAGACATTCAAAGTCTCCTGTAAGTCCTGGCTACCGGGGAAGATCTCCTATTCATAATCGTGGAAGGAGTGTGTCAAGAAGTGCTTCACCTGATGGGTCTCCAAAACGCCTCAGAAGGGGACGCGGTTTTAGCCAGAAGTATTGGTATGCACGGCGATATCGGACCCCGTCTCCAGACCGCTCTCCCATTAGGTCACACCGCTATGGCGGTAGAGGAGATCGTGACAG ATATCCAACCTACAGAAGCTATCGTTCTCCTCCTAGGCGTCACCGGAGCCCATTAAGAGGCAGAACTCCTCCAAG ATACAGAGGCAGGCGAAGCTGGTCAAAGAGCCGGAGCCTATCACGAAGTCCTCCTCGCAACAAGGGCCGTGGAAAAGCAGACTACAGCCGTAGCCCAACACATAGCCTTTCACCTGTTGAGAAACCTAATTCTCGCAGCGGTGAGGGCTTGAGATCTGAGAAGCGAAGGTCTCTATCAAGGAGTTCGAGCAGGAGCAAATCTGTTTCAAGGTCATCGGGAGATACACCACCCCCAAAGCGTGGAGGCAAAGACGTAAAATCTAGGTCACCTTCTGCTAGCCCTCCTGCTGGTAAAGGTTTAGTTTCTTACGGGGATGGTTCACCTGACTCCAGTCAGCGTTAG
- the LOC113340882 gene encoding peptidyl-prolyl cis-trans isomerase CYP95-like isoform X1, producing the protein MVSKRKNPYVFLDVSVDGDPAERMVFELFQDVVPKTAENFRALCTGEKGTGPTTGKPLHYKGSFFHRIIKGLMAQAGDFSKRDGSGGESIYGEKFEDESFKLTHDGSGFLSMANDGPHKNGSQFLITFKAAHHLDGKHVVFGKLVQGRETLKKIEHIGGSEKGKPECTVKIVNCGEHLEDKKKANKLKANEVSIDADDLEVKRRGKHKKTSRDRRRKKRRRYYSSESDSSSDPETESSEFDSDSDSDSASDSSSSSDISSSSEDRHRKRKRVSKKGKHRRGKKRDKRREKRRRWRDKKSRRKSRRTSESSSVSESDSTSEGISDDEKVEARGCSTRKSRNSKLSAKNQSPSSKEKVEVNHVQKNGEMTNALQRGGESPQENGKLRSNGTDTKSARNADRQPDLVDSHPSKSRSGSMSPKRIPSKSMSISPRRLSKSPSVSPQRRSLSRSSQRSVDRSPAGVPRQSRSVSQSPDRRSVSSRSPVRSVSPSPVRNRVIRDVTRSPSLPRRSISRSPVRSLPRRSTSRSLIRPPAKSSQRSSSRSPMRTSRRSLSRSRSPVRRAPRRSLSRSKSPIRRAPRKSLSRVPPRRSISRSPVRPAGRSNRRRHSKSPVSPGYRGRSPIHNRGRSVSRSASPDGSPKRLRRGRGFSQKYWYARRYRTPSPDRSPIRSHRYGGRGDRDRYPTYRSYRSPPRRHRSPLRGRTPPRYRGRRSWSKSRSLSRSPPRNKGRGKADYSRSPTHSLSPVEKPNSRSGEGLRSEKRRSLSRSSSRSKSVSRSSGDTPPPKRGGKDVKSRSPSASPPAGKGLVSYGDGSPDSSQR; encoded by the exons ATGGTGTCCAAAAGGAAGAATCCATATGTTTTTTTAGATGTATCTGTTGATGGAGATCCTGCTGAGAGGATGGTATTTGAG cTTTTCCAAGACGTTGTTCCCAAGACTGCAGAGAATTTTCGAGCACTTTGTACAG GTGAAAAGGGAACTGGGCCTACAACTGGAAAGCCTCTACATTACAAAGGATCTTTTTTTCACCGAATTATCAAAGGATTAATGGCTCAG GCTGGAGATTTTTCGAAGCGAGATG GAAGTGGTGGTGAGAGCATATATGGAGAGAAATTTGAAG ATGAATCCTTCAAGCTAACTCATGATGGATCTGGGTTTCTTTCTATGGCTAATGATGGTCCTCATAAAAATGGTTCTCAGTTCTTAATCACTTTCAAGGCTGCACACCATCTTGATGG GAAGCACGTTGTGTTTGGTAAGCTTGTGCAAGGCCGTGAGACTCTAAAGAAGATTGAGCATATAGGTGGTAGTGAGAAGGGAAAACCTGAGTGTACGGTGAAAATTGTCAACTGTGGGGAACATCTTGAAG ATAAAAAGAAAGCCAATAAACTGAAAGCAAATGAGGTCTCTATCGATGCTGATGATCTTGAAGTGAAGCGGAGGGGAAAGCATAAGAAGACTTCAAGagatagaagaaggaagaagagacGAAGATATTATTCTTCTGAATCAGATAGTTCATCGGATCCTGAAACTGAATCATCTGAATTCGATAGCGACTCGGATTCCGATTCCGCCTctgattcttcttcatcatctgacATTAGTTCGTCAAGCGAAGACAGGCATAGGAAGAGGAAGAGGGTTTCTAAAAAAGGCAAACATAGGCGTGGTAAGAAAAGGGATAAACGGCGAGAGAAAAGGCGCAGGTGGCGTGATAAGAAATCGAGGCGCAAATCAAGAAG GACATCTGAGAGTTCCAGTGTTTCTGAGAGCGACTCTACAAGTGAAGGTATCTCTGACGATGAAAAAGTTGAAGCTCGAGGGTGTTCCACACGAAAGTCTAGGAACTCAAAGTTATCAG CAAAGAATCAATCTCCTTCGTCGAAGGAAAAGGTGGAAGTTAACCACGTGCAGAAGAACGGTGAGATGACAAATGCACTTCAGCGAGGAGGTGAATCACCACAAGAGAATGGAAAGCTGAGGAGTAATGGGACAGATACCAAGTCTGCCAGAAATGCTGATAGACAACCTGATTTAGTTGATTCTCATCCAAGCAAATCTAG GAGTGGAAGCATGAGTCCTAAAAGGATCCCAAGTAAGAGTATGAGTATTAGTCCAAGGCGTCTGAGCAAGAGCCCTAGTGTGAGCCCTCAAAGAAGAAGTTTGAGCAGGAGTTCACAGAGAAGTGTTGATAGGAGCCCTGCAGGGGTCCCTCGGCAGAGCAGGAGCGTCAGTCAGAGCCCAGATAGACGAAGTGTTAGCAGCAGGAGTCCTGTTCGAAGTGTGAGCCCAAGTCCAGTGAGGAATAGAGTCATAAGAGACGTCACCAGGAGTCCTTCTCTTCCCCGAAGAAGCATAAGTCGCAGTCCAGTAAGATCGCTCCCACGAAGAAGCACTAGCAGGAGTTTGATAAGGCCCCCTGCAAAGTCCTCGCAAAGGAGCAGTTCTAGAAGCCCTATGAGGACCTCGAGAAGGAGCTTAAGTAGAAGTAGGAGCCCTGTGAGACGAGCACCTAGAAGGAGCTTAAGCAGAAGTAAGAGCCCAATCAGAAGAGCACCTAGGAAGAGCCTAAGCAGGGTTCCCCCTCGGAGAAGCATTAGCCGGAGTCCAGTTAGGCCAGCTGGCAGGAGTAACCGAAGGAGACATTCAAAGTCTCCTGTAAGTCCTGGCTACCGGGGAAGATCTCCTATTCATAATCGTGGAAGGAGTGTGTCAAGAAGTGCTTCACCTGATGGGTCTCCAAAACGCCTCAGAAGGGGACGCGGTTTTAGCCAGAAGTATTGGTATGCACGGCGATATCGGACCCCGTCTCCAGACCGCTCTCCCATTAGGTCACACCGCTATGGCGGTAGAGGAGATCGTGACAG ATATCCAACCTACAGAAGCTATCGTTCTCCTCCTAGGCGTCACCGGAGCCCATTAAGAGGCAGAACTCCTCCAAG ATACAGAGGCAGGCGAAGCTGGTCAAAGAGCCGGAGCCTATCACGAAGTCCTCCTCGCAACAAGGGCCGTGGAAAAGCAGACTACAGCCGTAGCCCAACACATAGCCTTTCACCTGTTGAGAAACCTAATTCTCGCAGCGGTGAGGGCTTGAGATCTGAGAAGCGAAGGTCTCTATCAAGGAGTTCGAGCAGGAGCAAATCTGTTTCAAGGTCATCGGGAGATACACCACCCCCAAAGCGTGGAGGCAAAGACGTAAAATCTAGGTCACCTTCTGCTAGCCCTCCTGCTGGTAAAGGTTTAGTTTCTTACGGGGATGGTTCACCTGACTCCAGTCAGCGTTAG
- the LOC113340990 gene encoding primary amine oxidase-like, whose product MEPTPYLRCFILLFSSLFLIILLRSWFPSYGADFHLDCSQYSSWCTTSKNRTQSKFNVSSSSTAEKNTTKLKPIDDHFADTPKHPLDPLTLQEINKVQSILTIYPPFLTPNFPSIHTLSLHEPEKSTVLKWKKGDILPHRQAQVIAFLNSHSHVLVVDLDDDKVTSHSIDPASGYPMISCEETTIATNVAQANEEFRRIVVSRGVKLSDLVCYALATGWYGPNEEGKRVTKVQCYSKQGTSNFFMRPIEGLTVTVDLEKKEVVKISHTGKDIPIAQARNTEYQHSAQNKLTSNVIPINPISMKQPLGPSFSIDGHLVRWANWEFHLNPDPRAGVIISQANVRDPDTGKLRSVMYRGFASELFVPYMDPSEGWYFKTYMDAGEYGMGLTAMSLVPLNDCPHNAHYMDGVFSASDGKPFVQSNMICVFERYAGEIGWRHSQTADSGSGRPEIRESRPKVSLVVRTASTVGNYDYIIDWEFQADGLVRVQVGLSGMLMVKGTHYETADQIPEEDNMSGPFVSEHLIGVVHDHFITFHLDMDIDAPDNSFVKVHLVKEEPPAGESPRKSYLKTKKHIAKSEKEAQIKLKLYDPSEFHVINPSRKSKIGNPSGYKIVPAGNAASLLNQNDPPQQRGAFTNNQIWVTPYNRSEQWAGGLLVYQGKGEDTLAVWSERDRPIENKDIVVWYTLGFHHVPCQEDFPIMPTVSSSFALKPANFFNSNPILHVAPTVPNDIPTCSVASTST is encoded by the exons ATGGAACCAACTCCATATCTTCGTTGTTTCATTCTCCTCTTTTCTTCACTTTTTCTTATCATCTTGTTACGTTCTTGGTTTCCATCATACGGAGCAGATTTTCATCTCGACTGTTCTCAGTACTCTTCATGGTGTACAACTTCCAAGAACAGAACTCAATCCAAATttaatgtttcttcttcttccacagctGAAAAAAACACTACTAAGCTTAAACCCATTGATGATCACTTTGCGGATACCCCAAAACATCCATTAGATCCACTCACTTTACAagaaatcaacaaagttcaatcCATTCTTACAATTTACCCACCCTTTCTTACTCCAAATTTTCCTTCTATACACACTTTATCACTTCACGAACCCGAAAAATCTACTGTTTTGAAGTGGAAGAAAGGTGACATCCTCCCCCATAGACAAGCTCAAGTAATTGCGTTCTTGAATTCACATTCTCATGTTCTTGTAGTAGACTTGGACGATGACAAGGTCACTAGTCACAGTATCGACCCTGCGTCCGGGTACCCGATGATTTCCTGCGAAGAAACCACCATTGCGACAAATGTAGCACAAGCAAACGAAGAATTCAGACGTATTGTTGTTTCTAGAGGTGTTAAATTGTCTGATTTAGTTTGTTATGCGTTGGCGACGGGTTGGTACGGTCCTAATGAAGAAGGCAAAAGAGTCACCAAGGTGCAATGTTATTCGAaacaaggtacctccaactttttCATGAGACCCATTGAAGGCTTAACTGTGACGGTTGATCTGGAGAAGAAAGAAGTTGTCAAAATTTCTCATACCGGAAAAGATATTCCGATTGCACAAGCTAGAAACACAGAATATCAACATTCAGCTCAGAATAAGCTAACTTCAAACGTGATACCAATCAACCCCATTTCCATGAAACAACCTCTTGGACCTAGCTTTAGCATTGACGGCCATTTAGTGCGCTGGGCGAATTGGGAGTTCCATTTGAATCCTGATCCGCGAGCCGGGGTTATAATTTCGCAAGCTAATGTTCGTGATCCTGATACTGGTAAGCTAAGGAGTGTTATGTACAGAGGGTTTGCATCTGAGCTCTTTGTGCCATATATGGATCCTAGTGAAGGCTGGTATTTTAAGACGTATATGGATGCTGGTGAATACGGTATGGGACTGACTGCTATGTCGTTGGTGCCATTAAACGACTGTCCGCATAATGCACATTACATGGATGGTGTTTTCTCTGCATCTGACGGGAAGCCGTTTGTGCAGTCGAATATGATTTGTGTTTTTGAACGTTATGCTGGTGAAATTGGATGGAGACACTCACAAACTGCAGATTCTGGAAGTGGGAGACCAGAG ATACGAGAATCGAGGCCGAAAGTAAGTTTAGTAGTTCGAACcgcatcaacagtaggtaattaCGATTATATTATCGACTGGGAATTTCAAGCAGATGGACTTGTTCGAGTGCAG GTAGGCCTAAGTGGAATGTTGATGGTGAAGGGAACTCATTATGAAACCGCTGATCAAATACCGGAAGAAGATAATATGAGTGGTCCGTTTGTATCTGAGCATTTGATCGGTGTCGTGCACGACCATTTCATAACGTTTCATCTGGACATGGATATTGACGCTCCAGATAATTCGTTTGTCAAAGTACATTTGGTAAAGGAAGAACCTCCAGCAGGTGAATCACCAAGAAAAAGTTATTTGAAAACTAAGAAACATATTGCGAAATCTGAAAAAGAGGCACAGATCAAACTCAAACTTTATGATCCGTCGGAGTTTCATGTCATTAATCCTTCCAGAAAGTCCAAAATTGGGAACCCGTCCGGGTACAAGATTGTACCTGCTGGTAATGCAGCAAGTTTACTTAATCAGAATGATCCTCCTCAGCAGCGTGGCGCCTTCACGAACAATCAG ATTTGGGTTACGCCATACAACCGGAGCGAGCAATGGGCAGGTGGACTTCTAGTGTACCAGGGAAAAGGGGAAGATACACTCGCCGTTTGGTCAGAGAG GGATCGCCCGATCGAGAACAAGGATATAGTAGTATGGTATACACTAGGCTTTCATCATGTACCTTGCcaagaagattttccaataatGCCTACGGTTTCGTCGAGTTTTGCCTTGAAACCTGCAAATTTCTTTAACAGCAATCCCATCCTTCATGTTGCACCCACTGTTCCTAATGATATTCCCACTTGTTCTGTTGCTTCTACATCAACTTAA
- the LOC113340992 gene encoding nucleolar GTP-binding protein 1-like, with amino-acid sequence MVQYNFKKITVVPTGKDFVDIILSRTQRQTPTVVHKGYAINRLRQFYMRKVKYTQTNFHDKLSTIVDEFPRLDDIHPFYGDLLHVLYNKDHYKLALGQINTARNLISKISKDYVKLLKYGDSLYRCKSLKVAALGRMCTVIKRIGPSLAYLEQIRQHMARLPSIDPNTRTILICGYPNVGKSSFINKITRADVDVQPYAFTTKSLFVGHTDYKYLRYQVIDTPGILDRPFEDRNIIEMCSITALAHLRAAVLFFLDISGSCGYSIAQQAALFHSIKSLFMNKPLIIVCNKTDLQPLDGLSEEDMNLVKEMKEEAIKTVIGAGGEPNDDENVLLTMSTLTEEGVISVKNAACERLLNQRVELKMKSKKINDCLNRFHVAVPKPRDQKERPPCIPQQVLEAKAKAAAEMEKKKLERDFEEENGGAGVYSASLKKHYILAHDEWKEDNMPEILDGHNVYDFVDPDILERLEELEREEGLRLQQEGDEDDVEMDDKELTQEEKDALATIRKKKSLLIQQHRIKKSTAESRPTVPRKHDKDKKFTTQRMGRQLSALGIDPSKAINRARSKSVERGRKRERYRGDSDVDAMEMDDRANKKLRLRSQSRPRSRSSSRPRGEIVPGEGFKDAHQKNKALKLAYGASKKRNKDAKRGEADRTIPTLRPKHLFSGKRGVGKTDRR; translated from the coding sequence ATGGTGCAGTACAATTTTAAGAAGATTACAGTGGTTCCCACTGGGAAGGACTTTGTTGACATCATACTCTCTCGTACTCAGCGGCAGACGCCTACTGTTGTTCACAAGGGATATGCTATCAACAGATTAAGACAGTTTTATATGCGTAAGGTGAAATACACACAGACAAACTTTCATGACAAGCTTTCAACTATTGTCGATGAGTTTCCTCGTCTAGATGATATCCATCCTTTCTATGGAGATCTCCTTCATGTTTTATACAACAAAGATCATTACAAGCTTGCCCTTGgtcagattaatactgcaagaaATCTCATTAGTAAAATATCCAAGGATTATGTGAAGCTTTTGAAGTATGGGGATTCACTTTATAGATGCAAGTCACTGAAAGTTGCCGCACTTGGGAGAATGTGTACTGTCATTAAGCGTATAGGCCCTAGTTTGGCTTACTTAGAGCAGATTAGACAACACATGGCAAGGCTCCCATCTATAGACCCAAACACCCGTACTATCTTGATTTGTGGGTACCCAAATGTCGGTAAAAGTTCTTTTATCAACAAAATTACCAGGGCCGATGTTGATGTTCAGCCATATGCCTTCACCACAAAGTCCCTCTTTGTTGGACATACTGATTACAAGTACTTGAGGTACCAGGTGATTGATACTCCAGGGATCTTGGATCGCCCCTTTGAAGACAGGAATATTATTGAGATGTGCAGTATTACGGCTCTTGCTCATCTGAGAGCTGCGGTGTTGTTCTTCTTGGATATATCTGGATCGTGTGGGTACAGTATTGCTCAACAGGCGGCTCTCTTCCACAGCATCAAATCTCTGTTTATGAACAAGCCTTTGATTATAGTGTGCAACAAGACTGATTTGCAGCCCTTGGATGGTCTCTCAGAGGAAGACATGAATTTGGTCAAGGAGATGAAGGAAGAAGCTATAAAGACTGTGATAGGTGCAGGAGGTGAACCAAATGATGATGAAAATGTTTTATTGACTATGAGCACTTTGACAGAGGAGGGAGTGATATCTGTGAAGAATGCAGCCTGTGAAAGACTGTTAAACCAAAGGGTGGAACTAAAAATGAAgtcaaagaagatcaatgattGCTTGAATCGGTTTCACGTAGCAGTTCCAAAGCCACGAGATCAGAAAGAAAGGCCACCTTGTATTCCTCAGCAAGTTCTGGAGGCAAAAGCTAAGGCAGCTGctgagatggagaagaagaagcttGAGAGAGATTTTGAGGAAGAGAATGGTGGGGCTGGTGTTTACTCTGCTAGCTTGAAGAAACACTATATCTTAGCACATGACGAGTGGAAAGAAGATAATATGCCTGAGATTCTGGATGGCCATAACGTCTATGATTTCGTCGATCCTGATATTTTAGAGAGGCTTGAAGAGTTGGAAAGGGAAGAGGGACTTCGTCTACAACAGGAAGGGGATGAGGACGATGTTGAGATGGATGACAAAGAGTTGACCCAGGAAGAAAAAGATGCTTTAGCAACCATCAGGAAAAAGAAAAGTTTGCTCATTCAACAACATAGGATTAAGAAGAGCACAGCAGAGAGTAGACCTACTGTACCAAGGAAACATGACAAGGACAAGAAGTTCACTACACAGAGGATGGGGAGGCAGCTATCTGCATTGGGTATTGATCCTTCTAAAGCCATTAACCGTGCCCGTAGTAAATCCGTTGAAAGGGGAAGAAAGAGGGAGAGGTATAGGGGAGATAGTGATGTCGATGCTATGGAAATGGATGATCGGGCCAACAAAAAGTTGCGACTGAGGTCTCAATCACGCCCAAGGTCAAGGTCAAGCTCACGACCACGCGGTGAAATTGTTCCTGGAGAAGGTTTCAAAGATGCACAccagaagaataaggctttgAAACTTGCCTATGGAGCATCAAAGAAGAGGAACAAGGATGCTAAGAGGGGAGAAGCAGATAGGACAATTCCAACTCTCAGACCAAAACATTTATTCTCCGGTAAGCGTGGAGTTGGAAAGACCGACAGACGTTAA